The Lactuca sativa cultivar Salinas chromosome 2, Lsat_Salinas_v11, whole genome shotgun sequence genome includes a window with the following:
- the LOC128132132 gene encoding uncharacterized protein LOC128132132: MEDYVNNPANMHDFSLMNTKAFANLKGSGGNIWEVFEVLDDARRAIFRNTVFGYFIDVPRLQGDALLFHKMFLHQIRSDPVLSPDGIKRLYFRVGNTKMVYGPEEFCLITGFNFGEYPKNIGRKGSEKLISSKKRCLLRERLFPDHTNSSVKIGDLKSLILNQTFLALDDLDAVRVCLIYILCEGFLGKEVNDPVPQDWFFFAENLDLWNRYIFFTLKVLFY; this comes from the exons atggaggattatgtcaacaatcccgcaaatatg catgattttagtttaatgaatacgaaagcctttgcgaacctaaaaggctctggcggtaacatatgggaagtctttgaagttttagatgatgCCCGACGTGCTATTTTCAGAAATACCGTCTTTGGCTATTTTATTgatgtccctcgtttacaaggggacgctttattgtttcataaaatgttccttcatcagatccggtcggaccctgttttatctccagatggaataaaacgtttatattttcgagtaggcaataccaaaatggtttatgggccggaagagttttgtttgattaccggcttcaattttggggagtatccaaaaaacattgggagaaaagggtcggaaaaattaataagcagtaaaaaaagatgtttactgcgtgaacggctatttccggaccatactaatagttcggtgaaaatcggcgacctgaaaagtttaattttaaatcaaacattcctagcacttgacgaccttgatgcagttagagtatgtttgatatacattttgtgtgaaggttttttgggcAAAGAAGTTAACGATCCggtgccacaagattggtttttttttgctgagaatttggatctctggaataggtatattttctttacgttaaaagttctattttattaa
- the LOC111888837 gene encoding uncharacterized protein LOC111888837 — protein MTMKFAKLEKFKGVDFRCWEEKMHFMPTTLKAAYMLTTYRPAEAEEGVVVTVEEIRWRQKWDNDDYICKGYILNDMSDALFDIYSEALCAKELWDTLELKYITEDASSKKFLVSDFNNYKRDDSRSVTEQYNELFGIYGQFKLHRMNMDESIVVPTIIDKLPASWKDLKHNLRHQKEELYLVQLTSHIHIEKSLRAKESDKSEKHKGKVKSG, from the coding sequence ATGACCATGAAGTTTGCAAAGTTGGAGAAGTTCAAAGGCGTCGACTTCAGATGCTGGGAGGAGAAGATGCACTTCATGCCGACTACTCTGAAAGCAGCATACATGTTGACTACTTACAGACCAGCGGAGGCTGAGGAAGGTGTTGTTGTGACAGTTGAAGAGATAAGGTGGAGACAGAAGTGGGACAACGATGACTACATCTGCAAAGGTTACATTCTGAACGATATGTCTGATGCTCTATTTGATATCTATAGTGAAGCCTTGTGCGCCAAGGAGTTATGGGACACCCTTGAATTGAAATACATCACTGAGGAcgcttctagcaagaagtttctggtcagtgattttaataattataagaggGACGATTCAAGGTCTGTCACTGAACAATACAATGAACTCTTTGGCATATATGGTCAGTTTAAACTACACCGTATGAATATGGATGAATCCATTGTTGTGCCAACCATCATTGACAAACTTCCTGCATCTTGGAAAGACTTAAAACATAACTTAAGACATCAAAAGGAAGAACTATATTTGGTTCAACTTACTAGTCATATTCATATTGAAAAATCTCTTCGTGCGAAGGAAAGTGACAAATCTGAAAAACACAAAGGAAAAGTTAAATCTGGATAG